The stretch of DNA TGAGTTAGACAAATCTTCAGATGAGGTTTACGGAGTAATTCATAATATTCACGAACGAAAGAATTACATCATCCGAAAATCTGTAAACTTATCAAAGCAAACACATATTATTGCTTCAAATATTGATGTGGTTTTTTTATTGGTCACTATCAATAATCCTGTAACTACAACAAGTTTTATAGATCGTTTTTTAGTTACTGCTGAAGCTTACGGTATTGAAGCGGTTTTAGTATTTAATAAAATTGATACTCTCGATGAAGTTTCAATAGATGAACAATTATATCTGCAAGTTATTTATTCTGAAATTGGATACCAATGCTTAAGAGTTTCTGCAAAAGAAGAAAAAGGGATAGATTCGTTGAAAGCGCTTATGAAAGACAGAGTTTCAATGTTTTCTGGACATTCTGGTGTAGGGAAATCTACTTTAGTAAATGCTTTGGAACCAAATTTAAACTTAAAAACAGCTGAAATTTCAGAACAACACCAACAAGGTCAGCATACCACAACTTTTGCTGAAATGTATGACTTGAGTTTTGGAGCTAAAATTATTGATACACCTGGAATCCGCGGTTTTGGAATGGTAGATATGGAGCCTGAAGAAATTGGTGACTATTTTCCCGAATTTTTTGCTTTAAAAGAGCACTGTAAATTCAATAATTGTCTTCACAAAGAAGAACCACATTGTGCCGTTAAAGAAGCATTAGATAATGATGAAATTGCTTGGTCTCGTTATCAAAGTTATTTGCAAATTTTAGCTGGTGACGATGAGATTTATAGACAAAACAATTTCGAAAAAGAAAACTAAAAAAATACTTTTTAGAAATTATTCAAATTATGAAAATTGTTATTCAAAGAACCTTAGAAGCATCTGTAACTATTGAAGGAGAAAAAGTGGCTTTAATAGAAAAAGGACTTTTAGTTTTGGTTGGTATTGAAGATGCAGATAAAGAAGAGGATAGTAATTGGCTAGCTTCAAAAATTGTAAATATGAGAATTTTTCCAGACGAAAATGATGTAATGAATAAATCTATTATCGACGCTAATGGAGATATTATCATTGTAAGTCAATTTACATTGCACGCTTCTACAAAAAAAGGAAATAGACCAAGCTATATTAAAGCAGCAAAGCCAGATTTTGCTATTCCAATGTATGAAAAGTTCGTAGCCCAAATTGAACAGGAGTTAGGTAAAAAAGTACAAACCGGTCGTTTTGGAGCCGATATGAAAGTGGCTCTAGTAAATGATGGTCCGGTTACTATAATTATAGATTCAAAAAATAAAGAATAAATGAACATCAAAAACGCACAATTAGACGTCGATAATTGGATTAAAGAACACGGCGTTCGTTACTTTAACGAATTGACTAATATGGCACAACTAACGGAAGAAGTTGGTGAAGTAGCCCGAATTATCGCGCGTCGTTATGGTGAACAATCGGAAAAAGAAAGTGATAAAAACAAAGATTTAGGTGAAGAATTAGCCGATGTTGTTTTTGTGGTGTTATGTTTAGCCAATCAAACGGGAGTTGACTTACAAGCAGCTTTCGACAAGAAAATGGATTTGAAGACAAAACGTGATCACGATCGTCATCATAATAATAATAAACTTAAATAGGGTTAATGGCAAAGGTTTATAGGTATAAGTTAACTTGTTGATGTTGAAATTTCTTTACCTTTAACCTATTACCCATCACCCTTTACCCATAAAATATGAACTGGATTTTACTAATCATAGCCGGATTATTTGAAGTCGGTTTTGCTAGTTGTTTAGGTAAAGCCAAAGAAACTTCTGGGCAAACCATGTGGCTTTGGTATTTGGGCTTCTTAGTTTGTCTAACCATCAGCATGGTATTATTAGTAAAAGTGACCAAAGATATTCCAATTGGGACAGCTTATGCCGTTTGGACAGGAATTGGAGCTGTAGGAAGCGTTTTAGTCGGGATTTTTGTTTTCAAAGAACCGGCAACGTTCTGGCGAATATTCTTCCTAATGACATTAATTGCCTCTATCGTTGGATTAAAATACGTTTCTGAATAATGAATTTACACTTACAAAAATCGGAAGTCAAAAATCAAGAATTAAAAGTTACAATAACGGGTAGTAAATCTGAAACCAATAGATTATTGCTTCTACAGGCGTTGTTTCCTAATTTGACTATAGATAATATTTCCAATTCAGATGATAGTAAAGTAATGATAGAAGCAATCAAAAAACTGTCAACTGTCAACTGTCAACTGTCAACTGAAATAGACGTACATCACGCGGGAACCGCAATGCGATTTCTTACGGCATTTTTTGCAATTCAGGAAGAGAAAGAAGTGGTGCTGACGGGTTCTTCTCGAATGAAAGAACGTCCGATTAAAATTTTAGTCGAAGCGTTGCAACAATTGGGAGCGGAAATTTCGTATGTGGAAAATGAAGGTTTTCCGCCTATAAAAATCAAAGGAAAAAAACTAACACAAAACAAAGTTTCATTACCTGCGAATGTAAGTAGCCAATACATTTCGGCTTTGTTGTTGATTGCTCCAAAGTTAGAAAACGGATTGGAATTAACATTAGAAGGCGAAATTACTTCGGTTCCTTATATCAAAATGACGTTAACTTTGCTAAATGAAATTGGTGTAGCAACTACTTTTGAAAATAAAAAAATTACAGTTTGTCATGCTGAACTAGTTTCAGCATCTAAATTAACCGTCGAATCCGACTGGAGTTCAGTTTCCTATTGGTATTCTATTGTGGCTTTATCCGAAATTGGAACGCAAATAACCTTATCGAGCTACAAGAAAAACAGCTTACAAGGCGATGCCGCTTTAGCAGGAATTTATCAAGATTTTGGAGTAGAAACCATTTTCAACGAAAACAATACAATCACAATTTCAAAAGTAAAAGCCCATAACCTTTTACCTTTTACCTATAACCTAAAAGATTGTCCCGACATTGCTCAAACTATTGCAGTAACTTGCTTTGGTTTAGGGATAGGTTGTGATTTATATGGTTTACATACGTTAAAAATCAAAGAAACCGATCGTTTGGAAGCTTTAAAAGCTGAGTTGTCTAAATTAGGAGCTGCTATTTCAGTAACTGACGAATCGTTGCATTTAAAACCTTCGACTTTTATAAGTGAAAATGTTTCAATAAAGACATATCAAGATCATAGAATGGCAATGGCTTTTGCTCCGCTTGCTCTTCGTGTTCCAATTAGTATTGAAGAAGCTGAAGTAGTTTCGAAATCGTATCCTGATTTTTGGAATGACTTAAAATCGGTAGGTTTTCAAATGGATTAATTTTATTTTTCTTAAAATAAATCTCAATTTACTTGACAACCCCTATTTGCAGATTGTATATTTGCATTCGTTTTGAGTTAAAGAATTATCTTAATACTCAAAACTTTAATCTTAATACTTAAAAATGAAGTTGTCACATTTTAATTTTAACTTACCAGCTGAGTTATTAGCTGAGTTTCCTGCAGAAAATAGAGATGAATCTCGTTTAATGGTAGTACACCGTAAAACAGGACAAATTGAGCACAAAATGTTCAAAGATATCATCGATTATTTTGACGATGGAGATGTAATGGTATTGAATAATACTAAAGTTTTCCCGGCTCGTTTATATGGTAATAAAGAAAAAACAGGTGCTCGTATTGAAGTTTTCTTGTTAAGAGAATTAAATGCAGAACAACGTTTATGGGATGTTTTAGTAGATCCTGCTCGTAAAATTAGAATTGGAAATAAATTATACTTCGGTGATGACGATTCATTAGTAGCTGAAGTTATTGATAATACTACATCAAGAGGTAGAACTTTACGTTTCTTGTATGATGGTTCTTATGAAGAATTTCGTCAAAAATTAGTAGATCTAGGAGAAACTCCAATTCCTAAATATATTAACCGTGAAGTAACTCCTGAAGATGCAGATCGTTACCAAACTATTTATGCAAAAGAAGAAGGTGCAGTGGCAGCTCCAACTGCTGGTTTACACTTTTCTAAACACTTAATGAAACGTTTGGAAATTAAAGGAATCAACTTTGCAGAAGTAACTTTACACGTAGGTTTAGGAACTTTCAATCCAGTTGAAGTAGAAGATTTATCGAAACATAAAATGGATTCGGAAGAAATGGTAATTACTCAAGAAGCTTGTGATATTGTGAACCAAGCAAAAGCTAAAAAAAGTAAAGTATGTTGTATTGGAACAACTTCTATGCGCGCTATGGAAAGTTCAGTTTCTTCTATGAAAACCTTAAATCCTTATGTAGGATGGACCAATAAATTTATTTATCCACCTTACGATTTTAGTATTGCAGATGCTATGGTTACTAATTTCCATACTCCAAAATCGACTTTATTAATGATGATTTCTGCTTTCTGTGGACACGATTTAATGAAGAAAGCTTATGACGAAGCTGTAAAAGAAGGATATAAATTTTACTCTTACGGAGATGCAATGTTAATATTATAACGAATTTTATTTTTAAATTTATAAAAAAAGCTGTCTTTTTTGACAGCTTTTTTAATTATATTGTATTTCTTTGGTTAAATTTATAAAATAAAAATAATTATTTAAGGTTTATGAACTTTAAAAACGAAAGAGAGTTCGCTCAAAAACTTGATAGACAAGATAACTTAGCAAAATATAGAGACGAATTTATATTTCCTAAGGTTAATGGTAAAGAAGTAATTTATTTTGTTGGTAATTCATTAGGCTTACAACCGAAAAGAGCTCGTAAGTATGTAGACGAAGTAATGGATGATTGGGCCAACTTAGCTGTAGAAGGACATTTTTATGCAGAAAAACCTTGGTGGGATTATCATGAACGTTTCTGTCAACCATTAAGCGAAATAGTGGGAGCTAAGCCTACAGAAGTTGGTGTAATGAATACGTTAACAGTAAACCTACATCTGTTAATGGTTTCGTTTTACCAACCTACACAAAAGAAATATAAAATTATTTGTGAAGAAAAAGCATTTCCTTCTGATCAATATCTAA from Flavobacterium haoranii encodes:
- the rsgA gene encoding ribosome small subunit-dependent GTPase A, with the protein product MTGIVYKSTGSWYVVKADNDELFNCRIKGKFRIKGIKSTNPIAVGDVVDFELDKSSDEVYGVIHNIHERKNYIIRKSVNLSKQTHIIASNIDVVFLLVTINNPVTTTSFIDRFLVTAEAYGIEAVLVFNKIDTLDEVSIDEQLYLQVIYSEIGYQCLRVSAKEEKGIDSLKALMKDRVSMFSGHSGVGKSTLVNALEPNLNLKTAEISEQHQQGQHTTTFAEMYDLSFGAKIIDTPGIRGFGMVDMEPEEIGDYFPEFFALKEHCKFNNCLHKEEPHCAVKEALDNDEIAWSRYQSYLQILAGDDEIYRQNNFEKEN
- the dtd gene encoding D-aminoacyl-tRNA deacylase: MKIVIQRTLEASVTIEGEKVALIEKGLLVLVGIEDADKEEDSNWLASKIVNMRIFPDENDVMNKSIIDANGDIIIVSQFTLHASTKKGNRPSYIKAAKPDFAIPMYEKFVAQIEQELGKKVQTGRFGADMKVALVNDGPVTIIIDSKNKE
- a CDS encoding nucleotide pyrophosphohydrolase, with translation MNIKNAQLDVDNWIKEHGVRYFNELTNMAQLTEEVGEVARIIARRYGEQSEKESDKNKDLGEELADVVFVVLCLANQTGVDLQAAFDKKMDLKTKRDHDRHHNNNKLK
- a CDS encoding DMT family transporter, whose protein sequence is MNWILLIIAGLFEVGFASCLGKAKETSGQTMWLWYLGFLVCLTISMVLLVKVTKDIPIGTAYAVWTGIGAVGSVLVGIFVFKEPATFWRIFFLMTLIASIVGLKYVSE
- the aroA gene encoding 3-phosphoshikimate 1-carboxyvinyltransferase; amino-acid sequence: MNLHLQKSEVKNQELKVTITGSKSETNRLLLLQALFPNLTIDNISNSDDSKVMIEAIKKLSTVNCQLSTEIDVHHAGTAMRFLTAFFAIQEEKEVVLTGSSRMKERPIKILVEALQQLGAEISYVENEGFPPIKIKGKKLTQNKVSLPANVSSQYISALLLIAPKLENGLELTLEGEITSVPYIKMTLTLLNEIGVATTFENKKITVCHAELVSASKLTVESDWSSVSYWYSIVALSEIGTQITLSSYKKNSLQGDAALAGIYQDFGVETIFNENNTITISKVKAHNLLPFTYNLKDCPDIAQTIAVTCFGLGIGCDLYGLHTLKIKETDRLEALKAELSKLGAAISVTDESLHLKPSTFISENVSIKTYQDHRMAMAFAPLALRVPISIEEAEVVSKSYPDFWNDLKSVGFQMD
- the queA gene encoding tRNA preQ1(34) S-adenosylmethionine ribosyltransferase-isomerase QueA; protein product: MKLSHFNFNLPAELLAEFPAENRDESRLMVVHRKTGQIEHKMFKDIIDYFDDGDVMVLNNTKVFPARLYGNKEKTGARIEVFLLRELNAEQRLWDVLVDPARKIRIGNKLYFGDDDSLVAEVIDNTTSRGRTLRFLYDGSYEEFRQKLVDLGETPIPKYINREVTPEDADRYQTIYAKEEGAVAAPTAGLHFSKHLMKRLEIKGINFAEVTLHVGLGTFNPVEVEDLSKHKMDSEEMVITQEACDIVNQAKAKKSKVCCIGTTSMRAMESSVSSMKTLNPYVGWTNKFIYPPYDFSIADAMVTNFHTPKSTLLMMISAFCGHDLMKKAYDEAVKEGYKFYSYGDAMLIL